A stretch of the Ornithodoros turicata isolate Travis chromosome 4, ASM3712646v1, whole genome shotgun sequence genome encodes the following:
- the LOC135393519 gene encoding NADH dehydrogenase [ubiquinone] 1 alpha subcomplex subunit 6-like, with the protein MASGLVKTTAQRVKPILSLDQTEARRRALNLYKAWYRQMPTIVKQYDIPVTAEQGRAKLREEFVKNRHVRDIRTIDLLVIKGQMELVETLKIFKQKSHVMAYFKDTVNPKPTDFMSKFLSGQ; encoded by the exons ATGGCGTCAGGTTTAGTCAAAACAACAGCTCAAAGGGTAAAACCGATCCTCTCGTTAGACCAAACTGAAGCAAGGCGAAGAGCGCTTAATTTGTACAAGGCGTGGTACCGGCAGATGCCAACAATAG TGAAGCAGTATGATATCCCAGTGACTGCTGAACAGGGACGAGCAAAACTACGAGAAGAGTTTGTGAAGAATAGGCATGTCAGGGACATTCGTACTATAGACCTGCTCGTCATCAAG GGCCAAATGGAACTTGTGGAAACCCTGAAGATTTTCAAGCAAAAGTCACACGTGATGGCCTACTTCAAAGACACCGTGAATCCTAAACCTACAGATTTTATGTCAAAATTCTTGTCCGGACAGTAG